TGAGGAAGCCAGAATAAATGCAATAGTTGGACGTACTCAGCAACAATTTCTTGCCAGAATTGGGGCTATTGAATTAGAAGAGGAAACAAAATCCCAACCTGGTAATTCTTCTGGTTGGAGGTTAACACTTCTGCCATGCATGGATGGTGTAGCTCGGCTTATTTTAATTCTTGAACTTGAAGACGAGTCTGCCATAGCAAGAGCTGCTGAGTCAATTGCTGATGCATCTATCAATGAATATATGCGCATATCATTCAAAGAAGCTGGAGCTATCAAGCATTTGGTGAAGCTTTTAGAGAGGGATAATGATGCTATTAAGATAGCTTCGACCCATGCTCTTGAGAGATTGTCCCTCAGGTAACATGCACCTCTTTTTGTTTCGAGGCCCTTAACCAACTGCGACAGGTATCAGTTTCCATGTATCCAGCAATCGCCCAAGATATTTTGATACATCGTTCTCTCTTTAGAAAAGAATCTATTAATATTAGAGAGATGATGGTAATATAATGTTTGAGGTGAGAACTTCAAAGAAAGATACTCACTTGAAGGTTGGTCTCTCAGCTGATTGAATTGTTTCTCTCTATTTGTTAAGAACATAAGGTTGGGTTGACAACTACAACATAGAATGCTCCACACTTTCGCTTCTTTTGCATTATGAATTCAGAGGATGCTCATTGATAGTTTGCACTTACCTTCCCTTTTTCCATCCAGTTGGGGAATGATGGGTTTGGGCTTGAGATGCTTAGATCTTTCTTCGCTATTTTGGGTTTGAGTTATCATGTTTGCTTTCCGTGGTCTATGATATCCAAAGTGGTTTGTCAGCCACCTTCCACTTAGTATTTGGATTTAGCAGCATTTTCTGCTTTTACATCTCTATCATCCTCTAACTATTTTCATTGTTGATgttgattattttcttttgcagcAATGGTGTTTGCCATATCATTGAAGCCGAAGGTGCTTTGCGTCCTTTGATCAATACTCTGAAGCAGAAAGAAATATCTGATACCCTGTTGGACAAGGTTTCATTAGCCATTTAGTTTCATTtacttctcttcctcttttcctAAATGgctgaatttttcatttggataCTCTTTCTATTCTTATGGGCAGACACTAGATTTACTTGCCAGGATTTTAGATCCCACCAAAGAGATGAGATCCAAGGTAACTTGTCTCatcctattttaatttttcatttttgttcaaGATCTGTCTTTGTCAGCAAACGACATTATGACTATCTTTACTCGAATGCTTCAGTTTTATGATGGGCCAATTAATGGATCAAAAGGTAGTTCTGAGTCAGTAAGTAGATCTGATGCTGCTAATGGGTTTTCTGGGATGAGCTCCCATGATTCCACATCAACAACAAATTCAGGGTACTCGTCTGATCTCTATAACCAGACATCTTTTGCCTCTTTATCATTCTTAATGTCAGTTATTACTTAGcatatactttttattttcaagtatGTATGCCACGTCGATGCTGTCAAAATTATCGCCCTTTAATCCTGTCTTGTATGCTATCAGAAAATCACAATGACTAATTCAAGTACCAAACACCAAATGCAGCACAAACAGGGGTGtgtaaaatgtgcaaaaatcaGTCTATTATTGTATTGTTGATCACGAGTTTCACGAACACCTGAAGTGAACGATATCTTCATTTTCACGTTTTTACTGTGTATAAGCTTTGCTAAGTTTGTCTTCTAAATGAACATTGCATGACCTGAGATTTTAGATCATGACATTGTGTGAACTGTATGAAATGAATTCTAAAGTGTCTTCAAGCTCTCAATATGAATAATAGCTTTGTTAGATATAACTAAGCACTGGATAACTACAAAAGTTTGTTAACAAGCAGATGTCTGTCCCCAAGAAGATAAACTAGATAAGCCCCCTTAGAATCCAGTATAGACTGCATGTCCAATGAAAAAGTATGTAATCAgaccatgaaaagaaaaaaggtaggAAGTTTATTAGTCAATTACTTTACATACTCCTTTCGGAACTGTCTAGGTATGTCCCCTAGTCTGAATCTTGCAACCTCTGCTATTGCACCCAGTAGTCTTATGCTCAGCTTGCCTAAAACTGACAACTACTCCATAGCTGAgttgtcatcatcttcttcttagCCAGGTCTTTGTACTTCCTTCGTGTTCTTATGCATCCAGTCTCACTGGTTTTGATGGGGGACAATGCTGTACTGACGACCTCCAATTTCTCTCGAATATACATAGCATCCAGTGGAGACATAGACCTTACAGGGAACATGGGCAATCTGGAAATGATAGGGGTTCTTAGTCTCTTGTCAATTCTTATTCTCAAGTCTATCCAATATATTTGACTGGAAGATGGGTAGACACACAATGTCTAACAGTTGTATTGCTGGTTTTAGATAAGCTTCTACTCTGGACTAGGGATTCATGTATGCACACCTAGGCGTGGATAAATGAGTAAGTTTGAGGAGTTGGAGATTCTCTAAAGTAACTAATTTGATATTGTCAACTTATAGATTAGTCAAATGCATCATAATCCGGATCCAATATGGTCTTGGTTTCAGATTATATTGCTTCTATTGGTGCTTGCGGAATCTGTTTGAAAGAGTGCATTTACTTTTTGCACGCCTCGAAATAAACTGCAGGGTGCAAATGCTAGACTCTGCTGTCATTTCTCGcctttttgagattttgaagACGTCATCATTAACTCTACAGAGAAAGGCAGCTTCAATCCTCGAGTTCGCTGCAATTACCTCCAGTGTGGACACAGTTGATGCTGCAAACATTGAATCTGGCCTGGTTGCGGTCTTCCAGCAAAATGTTTTGAAAGGTAAGCAAAATGTATGCTCGTGATGAgaggatttcaaatttcaaggttACATTTCTTACCAATAATACCATGGGTTGTAACTTGTGAACAACGGGATGTCTTGAGTCCCGTTCTAAAGGCCTTATCGTTGACTAAATTTTTGCGGTGTTAGCATGAGATTCGACTGACTTTGTTAAGTTTTTGAGTTGAAGCTAATGAGGATATCGATAACGTGCGTGCACTGTGCTCACTAACTAGGAATAGAACAGGCAATCGGAGCGAGTTTCTATTCTGCAAGACTAACTTCTAGTGTTATGCACATACCTCTCAAAAACTCAAGCCAGTATGTTTTTCTTCTGATGTCCATGGAGTCGGTCATATTCGTGCATTGTGCTTGTGAGGCCATTGTTGCTTAGGTTTCATGCAAGTTATAGTGAAGGAAATTCCAGTAATGTTCTCACTGTCATGATAGTGAGCCACTTTGTTTATTAATTTGTCTGTTGTTTACTCTGACAAGGAAAGGAGTTTCCTGCTATGTTGTCATTATCATGATACAGCACTTCATATGTTTGTTTCTCTGTTGCTGTATCTAACAAGGAAACCTATAAAGGTCTTTGTTTACTCTGGCTGTTTGTCTTCAGATGACCATTTATTGTTGCGATTGTCTTCTCTCGTCCAATGTTCCTTCCTTAGTGTGGTTGATGATATTCTTTCACTCATGGACATTAATTGTCTTTGTAATTACCAGACACAGAATCTGATGTGAAGGAAGAGCAGCCAGAACAATATGCATTGGAGGTTGAAGAAGCTGGACTTGCAATATCTGCGGCATCTCGCTTGCTAACAAAGCTTCTCGACTCTGATTGCTTTCGCAAGAGGGTAGATTCTGCCCATTTCACAGTCTTACTCCGGAAAGTCCTCAAATCCAGCATTCCTGTCCACTGTAAGGATTGGGTGGCTGCTTGTTTGGTGAAACTGAGTTCGCTCTCGGGTTTTAGCAAGTATTTTGAGAATCCCATCAATGTGGAGGTGACTCTCTATGAAACAATCCCGAGATTAATAGAAGAGCTGAAGGCCTCATTCTCTCCGGAGGCTCAAGAGGTTGCGGCTGTGGAACTCAACCGGATAATCTCTGAGGGGGTCGTGGATTCCACGAGAGCGGTCGCTTCTGGTGGCGGCATCTTCCTGTTGGTTAGTCTCCTGGAAGAGGGGACTGCGAGGGCGTCTGAGGCGGCTCTGTCGATACTGTACAATCTGAGCATGGACAGCGAGAATCATCCGGCGATCATCGCAGCTGGTGCCGTGCCTGCTCTGAGGAGAATTGTTCTGGCACAGAGACCGCAGTGGACGAGAGCGCTTCGGTTGCTGAGGATATTGCCTGTATAGCTTCATGGCGAATTCAGAATGCATGGACAAAGCGATGTACATGTGAAAATAGCACAGCGGATGCAGTCCACCACAATTACGAGACTTTGATACTTGCATTATGACACTTTATGATACCCTCACTCAAAGGGCTGTTCTTATCTTATATACGAGGGTACGACAAAGTTACAAATTAtgtaaatttgattaaattataACTCCCCTTTATATTATAAATCCCTCACATAATCCACATCTTTTATAACAGACAATAGTTTTTTAAATTCGATTTCTGGAATAATTCAAATCAGCAGatactttctttcttcattaatttttttaagaaacaagTGGGTTGAAAGTCATAAAAgttagaaagtgcaattgaattctaaaattttcaaaaagtgcaattaagtattaaaatttatcagaaaatataattgagttttaaaacttttaaaaaatgtaactgagttttaaaacttatcaaatttgtgaaatcaagtctttttattgattgtactttttgaaatttgtaggacttgattgtattttggtgataaattttataatttgattgcactttttgaaagttttaggatccGATTGTATTTTGTGATCTCGATTGCATGAGACTTTCAACGcactttatcttttcttttttttaaataagcgtatgtatgtgtttttatttagtaaaaaaaaatgaaattttgtccTTTCCTTTGCTTTACTCGAGAAAAAGTGTCATAAAACAATAACTCGTATTTTCTTTGACCGATTAAATtttggtattttattttctaacgcATTCTTCATCCCTTCTCATCCAGGGTTTAAGAGGGCCCGgaaattatgacaaaaaaaataaataaataagagggcCCGGAAAACTCTCGCAAATTTTCTCAGGGAAAAAAATTCATCCTTTCCCGGAAAATCAAACAAGGGGCGACCCCCGGCAAATCAGGAAACCCTCGAGAAAGCACTCCCCAATCCAATCGAAGTCCCTCCGATCAATGGACAGGTCGCGCTGCAAGAGCTGCGGCTCGAAATCCCTAACCCGGGACGACGTCTCGGGCATCCTGGTGTGCTCCGAGTGCGGCTTCGTCGCCGAGCTCCACGACTTCCAGGCGCATATCGGCGGAATCAGCGGCCCTGTGGGCACCTTCGTCCGCGTCGGCACTTCAGGTACTGGCACCGTCTTAAATTACAGAGAGAAGAAAGTCTTCGAGGCCCAAAAGTTGATCGATGACTTGCTGCTCAAGTTGGGTTTGTCTAGTTCTCGGTCCGAGGACGTTAGGGACATGGTATATAGGGTCACGGAGGGTGAGTTCGGGATGGGCGAGTGGTTCTCGGTCCTGATCGGCGCGTgcgcttatgtcgtcatgaggAGGGAGATCCAGTCCCTCCCGATCGCCGAGGTGGCGTCGGTGATTGGGTGTGATGACTACGAGCTAGGTAGGATGGTTGTGCGCGTGGTCGATTTTCTCGAATTGAGGGGCGAATTCCCCGTTTATGACATCGTGGTTGCATACGAGAGGGCCGTGAGGAGCTTCTCAGGCTTCTCTAGGCTTCCTCGGGATAAGGTTGAGACAATGCGGAAACAGGGCATGTTTCTGATACAATGTGCGGTGAAGTGGTTCTTGACAACGGGGAGGAGGCCGCTCCCGATGGTGGCAGCGGTATTGGTTCTCGTTGCGAAGCTGAACCAAATAGAGCTTGAGATTTCGGATGTTTCAGAGGAGCTCCATGCTGCTGTTGCAACATCCAAGCGGCGGTATAAGGAGCTATTAGAGGCACTTGTGGAGGTTTCCCGAGCCTTACCTTGGGGGAAGGACGTTACAGTAAAGAATGTACTGAAGAATGCTCCATTTGTGATCCAATACATGGAGATGAAGTCGATGAAGAAGCGAGGTGTGAAGAGAAAGGATTCAGGAGTCGGGCAGGTTGATTTGGGTGAAGTGGTAAGTGAATGTTTGAGAAAAGATGAGTATGATTTTGATGTTACTTATTTGGAGAGCGAATCTTATTATTTGGAAGCGAAAGATAAATGTGATCATCAAGGACCAGATGTGCATCAGTTGGATAGGATTGAGATTTCACACGagtgtttggcgttggtttacTTGAAGTTCTTGGAGGAAAGGGGCTCCCTTATATGCAGCGGTGAAAATGCAAATGCTCGTGACAAAAGGAGAACAGACTTTGATTTTCACGCATCTAAAGATTGGTGGAAGGGAAAATCACAATTGAGCAAACGGTTAATGCTTAAGGAGATATTGGAAAAGGATGTGGGATTGGACGCTATGCCGCCTTCTTTTGTCAATGGTCGTAACGCCAACGAGAGGAGGAGACAGAAGATTGATGCTGCTAAGCAGCGCATCAATAGGATCATGCACCCCTCAGCTTCTGGTCTGACCGACGTCTGTGATTCCCAAACGTTGAGTTCTTCTGTGCATagtaagaagaaaagaaggagaagtcAGGTGATAGATGTGGATTGGGACGATTTTATAATCGAGACCCTCCTTCTTCACCAGGTTAAGGAGGAGGAAATCGAGAAGGGTCACTACAATACTTTGCTTGATTTGTATGTCTTCAACTCTGGGGCAATGTAGGCACTCTTTCATGGAATACAGCATACGCCTTTTGGAACATGCTTgattcttttgccttttgttgATAGACTTTGCCCTTCCCCCTTTTGTTCTCGTAAGGCATGTTGGAGTTGTTTGTCAACGGAGTTGCAGAGCATTCTTTTTTAAATACAAATATAAACGGAACCTGTATAGCATTATTAACTCGTTTTCCCGATCGTTTGATCCATGTGAAAAACATCAGAGAAAGATCTAAACCCCATCTGCTTAGTAGAACTCTCTGCATAACAAATACTGTTTTTGAAATTCCATGATCTAATCCGTCAAAGGAGGCTTGCGGTTTTCTATGGATTTTTAGCTCAGCCGTGTATTCACTCGTGGAAACCTCTGCATCAGATTAACTCTGGCTTGTCTTGAGCTTCGTATTTTATCAATCCATGTTAGCATTTTTGGTCTCCCTTGTTGTCTGTATTTCCACTTCAACTTCCAGTGTGTGTTCTGTCGTCATCTGTCATCTGCTTGCTCTTGCTTTATTGACCAATGTGCAGACCTGATTACAAGCTTGCCGGATTTTTTCCGGCCATCAGACCGACGCAACTTACCgtcatttacaaaaataataggGTCGTTAAAAGAATTTTAACCTCCCTCATTCAAAACGAAGTCCAGCCAGATTAAGAAGGAGACTAACAGAGGAGTAACAGGCTTTTTGGGATTTGATCAAAGGGCATCTTTTTGCCTGCTTCTAAATGTCAGTCATAAATCTTCTGCaactgtgtcaattcaatccattcagtGAATTTTGGCATGCCGATGCTAAAGTGGACGCTGATCGGCTGGCgatataatatttaataattttttttgaatttttttttccatttttttattttctttttattttctttcccttcaccTTCTCGTCCCCTTCCCTGTTCTACCTCTAGCCGATCGCCAGATCGAGGCTCTTGCTGGCCTCACCATAGCCAAGCAAGGCCCAACCTCGCCGTGGCCGAGCGAGGCTAACCTAGCCAGCCCAAATttggcgaggtcaagcctcaccTAGCCATGGCGAGGATCAACCTCACTGTCGTCGGGTGAGGATGACCGAGCCTCGCTAGCTACGGCGAGGTCAAGTCTCACCATGGCTAGTCAAGGCTCGCCTCACTAGATTTGGACTGGCGAGGCCCGCGAGAGCCTGTAGTGTTAAATTGTATGCATTTGCATTAATAGCATACTAGACTGCAATGTTAATCCTATCATTCACTAATTAAAATTCATTGATGATGATTCGCAATTAATCAGAAAatgaatttaacaaaaaaaagatatttgtgtactgatgtaattttttttggtcgaactgtACTGATATAATTTGATGTGtatgattttttcttaaaaagaggaaaggaaTGGTCATTCCCTCCAAGGAACTGCGGGAGGACGGGCATTCCATGGATATCAATGTTGCCCAACCAAATGAAATCGCCAACGAAACAtgtgattaaaaagaaaaggattccCAATCCGATGTTGCCGGCCAAACACGAACTACAAGTTTTCTCAAGTACGATATACGATCAAATGGTCGACCGATCTGTGTTTCGGTTTTTCTTTCGGTTAACCAATCACGATGGGAAGTCCTTCGGTCCTCCTTAATCATTGTTACAGGGAATTCCACGGCCGCCGGAGAATCTTTGGCCCCAAACGTTTCCGCCGGAGAGTCTATGCCCGCCCGCC
The genomic region above belongs to Rhodamnia argentea isolate NSW1041297 chromosome 6, ASM2092103v1, whole genome shotgun sequence and contains:
- the LOC115727034 gene encoding uncharacterized protein LOC115727034 isoform X1; amino-acid sequence: MAATISTHFSFTPHRLRQTVLSNSRSKAIRFPSTRTRRRMLVNPKFDAGSSLVARVCGDGGGSSDAFAHQSTSSIQNIEGKDGDNSSFGDGYVALFVRMLGLDQDPLDREQAVVALWKYSLGGKKQIDAIMQFHGCINLIVNLLTSDSTSTCEAAAGLLRLIASVNIYRDSVAGAGAMEEIIGLLSRPSLTPEVKEQCLCTLWNLSVDENFRVKIANSEVLPLIIKSLDDEDIKVKEAAGGVLSMLALSESSHEIMVEYGVIPKLAEALLKTDAEGSKVIRKEVKNALLEFAKNDYYRILIIEEGLVPVPMVGAHAYKSFRPSLHSWPSLPDGTEIEKTSKGPSRFGASELLLGLNVNGENLNVEEARINAIVGRTQQQFLARIGAIELEEETKSQPGNSSGWRLTLLPCMDGVARLILILELEDESAIARAAESIADASINEYMRISFKEAGAIKHLVKLLERDNDAIKIASTHALERLSLSNGVCHIIEAEGALRPLINTLKQKEISDTLLDKTLDLLARILDPTKEMRSKFYDGPINGSKGSSESVSRSDAANGFSGMSSHDSTSTTNSGVQMLDSAVISRLFEILKTSSLTLQRKAASILEFAAITSSVDTVDAANIESGLVAVFQQNVLKDTESDVKEEQPEQYALEVEEAGLAISAASRLLTKLLDSDCFRKRVDSAHFTVLLRKVLKSSIPVHCKDWVAACLVKLSSLSGFSKYFENPINVEVTLYETIPRLIEELKASFSPEAQEVAAVELNRIISEGVVDSTRAVASGGGIFLLVSLLEEGTARASEAALSILYNLSMDSENHPAIIAAGAVPALRRIVLAQRPQWTRALRLLRILPV
- the LOC115727034 gene encoding uncharacterized protein LOC115727034 isoform X2; protein product: MAATISTHFSFTPHRLRQTVLSNSRSKAIRFPSTRTRRRMLVNPKFDAGSSLVARVCGDGGGSSDAFAHQSTSSNIEGKDGDNSSFGDGYVALFVRMLGLDQDPLDREQAVVALWKYSLGGKKQIDAIMQFHGCINLIVNLLTSDSTSTCEAAAGLLRLIASVNIYRDSVAGAGAMEEIIGLLSRPSLTPEVKEQCLCTLWNLSVDENFRVKIANSEVLPLIIKSLDDEDIKVKEAAGGVLSMLALSESSHEIMVEYGVIPKLAEALLKTDAEGSKVIRKEVKNALLEFAKNDYYRILIIEEGLVPVPMVGAHAYKSFRPSLHSWPSLPDGTEIEKTSKGPSRFGASELLLGLNVNGENLNVEEARINAIVGRTQQQFLARIGAIELEEETKSQPGNSSGWRLTLLPCMDGVARLILILELEDESAIARAAESIADASINEYMRISFKEAGAIKHLVKLLERDNDAIKIASTHALERLSLSNGVCHIIEAEGALRPLINTLKQKEISDTLLDKTLDLLARILDPTKEMRSKFYDGPINGSKGSSESVSRSDAANGFSGMSSHDSTSTTNSGVQMLDSAVISRLFEILKTSSLTLQRKAASILEFAAITSSVDTVDAANIESGLVAVFQQNVLKDTESDVKEEQPEQYALEVEEAGLAISAASRLLTKLLDSDCFRKRVDSAHFTVLLRKVLKSSIPVHCKDWVAACLVKLSSLSGFSKYFENPINVEVTLYETIPRLIEELKASFSPEAQEVAAVELNRIISEGVVDSTRAVASGGGIFLLVSLLEEGTARASEAALSILYNLSMDSENHPAIIAAGAVPALRRIVLAQRPQWTRALRLLRILPV
- the LOC115728157 gene encoding plant-specific TFIIB-related protein PTF2, producing MDRSRCKSCGSKSLTRDDVSGILVCSECGFVAELHDFQAHIGGISGPVGTFVRVGTSGTGTVLNYREKKVFEAQKLIDDLLLKLGLSSSRSEDVRDMVYRVTEGEFGMGEWFSVLIGACAYVVMRREIQSLPIAEVASVIGCDDYELGRMVVRVVDFLELRGEFPVYDIVVAYERAVRSFSGFSRLPRDKVETMRKQGMFLIQCAVKWFLTTGRRPLPMVAAVLVLVAKLNQIELEISDVSEELHAAVATSKRRYKELLEALVEVSRALPWGKDVTVKNVLKNAPFVIQYMEMKSMKKRGVKRKDSGVGQVDLGEVVSECLRKDEYDFDVTYLESESYYLEAKDKCDHQGPDVHQLDRIEISHECLALVYLKFLEERGSLICSGENANARDKRRTDFDFHASKDWWKGKSQLSKRLMLKEILEKDVGLDAMPPSFVNGRNANERRRQKIDAAKQRINRIMHPSASGLTDVCDSQTLSSSVHSKKKRRRSQVIDVDWDDFIIETLLLHQVKEEEIEKGHYNTLLDLYVFNSGAM